In the genome of Pseudomonadota bacterium, the window AGCGCGATTTGATGATGAGTTTATGGAATGCCATTCGCAATTTGAGCTGGAAGATGCGATTGTCGATTATTATGCAAACATCCTCATGCCTTTTGGCCAACTCATTAAAACAAAGATTGCAGATATTGTGAAGGCCGGCCTTGAGATCGACATGATAGCCCCTGACCACGGCATCATCTGGAGAAAGGACCCCGGTAAGATCATTCAGAAGTACCTCGATCTGGCGAACAATAAGGCGGATCTCCGTGTGGCAGTTATTTACGATACCATGTGGCACAGCACAGAGCACATGACATATCCCATTATGCAGGGGATAAAGGACGAGGGTGTAGATTGCAGGGTTATAAAGCTTCGTTCATCCCCTATGAGCGAAGCGATCAAGGAATTTTGGAAGGCAAGAGGCGCCCTCATAGGCACCCCTACTATGAACAACGTCATGTTCCCTTCCGTGGCAGAATTTTTGTATCACCTGGGGGGACTGAGGCCTAAAGGGAGAATGGCCGGCGCCTTTGGCAGCTTCGGCTGGGGTGGCGGTGCTGTAAAGGAGGCTTACGAGTCATTCAGGAAGATGGGTCTCGAAATTGTTGAGCCCGGTGTTCAGGTCCAGTACAAGCCAACCCTTGACGACGAGCAGAAATGTTACGAATTCGGGAAAGAGTTTGCAGCGAAGGTGAAGGAATACCATAAAAACTTTTAATAATAGCGTAGAGCGTGGAGCGTATATTAAAGAGGTTCAGAAGCTATCCGCTGACCGCTAAACGCTAAAAAAATGGAGGTAATTATGTCCAGGACAGAAAACGACCTCAAAGAAGCATTTGCCGGGGAATCGCAGGCGAACAGGAAATATCTTGCATTTGCAAAGAAGGCCGATGATGAAGGCTACAAACAGGTTGCAAAACTCTTCAGGGCAGCGGCAGAAGCCGAGACAGTTCATGCTCACAACCATCTCAGGGAGTTGAAAGGCATAAAGAGCACAAAAGAGAACCTTGAGGAGGCGATAACCGGCGAATCACATGAGTTCCAGCACATGTATCCTGCTATGATTGAGGATGCAAAGGCAGAAGGCAATAACGGTGCATTGAGAAGCTTCCACATTGCAAATGAAGTAGAGAAAATGCATGCAGCGCTCTATAAGAAGGCCCTCGACAATATTGGAAAAAACGAAGAAACAGATTACTATATCTGTAAGGTCTGCGGGGCTACCATAGAGCACGAAGCGCCGGATGTATGTCCTGTGTGCGGCGCAAAGAAGATGGCGTTTTACAAAGTCGAATAAAACAATACAATGAATGTTGTTGCATTCCATGGCAGTCCG includes:
- a CDS encoding FprA family A-type flavoprotein, which gives rise to MKPVEIKPDIFWVGAIDWGIRDFHGYITQNGTTYNNYLIKDEQVTLIDTVKHDFCSITVENIKRIVDISKIQNLVVNHIEPDHASSIDMIMKLIPKATIYISERGKKGIERYFDTSQWTFKVVKNGDTLNIGKYTLLFLETPMLHWPDSMVTYVKEAKLLISQDAFGQHIATAARFDDEFMECHSQFELEDAIVDYYANILMPFGQLIKTKIADIVKAGLEIDMIAPDHGIIWRKDPGKIIQKYLDLANNKADLRVAVIYDTMWHSTEHMTYPIMQGIKDEGVDCRVIKLRSSPMSEAIKEFWKARGALIGTPTMNNVMFPSVAEFLYHLGGLRPKGRMAGAFGSFGWGGGAVKEAYESFRKMGLEIVEPGVQVQYKPTLDDEQKCYEFGKEFAAKVKEYHKNF
- a CDS encoding rubrerythrin family protein; the encoded protein is MSRTENDLKEAFAGESQANRKYLAFAKKADDEGYKQVAKLFRAAAEAETVHAHNHLRELKGIKSTKENLEEAITGESHEFQHMYPAMIEDAKAEGNNGALRSFHIANEVEKMHAALYKKALDNIGKNEETDYYICKVCGATIEHEAPDVCPVCGAKKMAFYKVE